A region from the Triticum aestivum cultivar Chinese Spring chromosome 3D, IWGSC CS RefSeq v2.1, whole genome shotgun sequence genome encodes:
- the LOC123077654 gene encoding glycine-rich cell wall structural protein, with the protein MGGGHDMHGGHNGGVKGFVSGLVNGGKGHGYGSSYGQGHGYGGGHVQGYQQGYGGHGQSYEHGYGGHAQHGHGGYEHGYGGGHAQHGHGHEHGYGGHVQQHGYGGGHAQLGYPPAAGAYPPHGGYQAHGYAPAAYPSHGEHHGHMGSYHTGHGSGHHHGGKYHGGKHGGKYHGGKHGSRW; encoded by the exons ATGGGTGGAGGCCACGACATGCACGGCGGCCACAACGGCGGCGTGAAGGGCTTCGTGTCCGGCCTCGTTAACGGCGGGAAAGGCCACGGCTACGGATCGTCATACGGCCAGGGGCACGGCTACGGCGGTGGCCACGTGCAGGGCTACCAGCAGGGCTACGGCGGCCATGGACAGAGCTACGAGCACGGGTACGGCGGACATGCGCAGCACGGGCACGGCGGCTACGAGCACGGGTACGGCGGCGGACATGCGCAGCACGGCCATGGCCACGAGCACGGGTACGGCGGGCACGTGCAGCAGCACGGATACGGCGGCGGCCACGCGCAGCTCGGGTACCCTCCTGCTGCCGGCGCCTACCCTCCGCACGGCGGCTATCAGGCGCACGGCTACGCGCCGGCGGCTTACCCTTCTCACGGGGAGCACCACG GTCACATGGGATCGTACCACACCGGGCATGGCAGCGGGCACCATCACGGCGGCAAGTACCATGGCGGCAAGCACGGCGGCAAGTACCATGGCGGCAAGCACGGCAGTAGGTGGTGA
- the LOC123077653 gene encoding keratin-associated protein 21-1, protein MGGGHDMHGSPNGGVKGFVSGLVGGGKGHGYGSSYGQGHGYGGGHVQGYQQGYGGHGQSYETGYGGHAQHGHCGYEHGYGGGHVQHGHGHGHEHGYGGHGQQHGYGGGHAQLGYPPAAGAYPPHGGYQAHGYAPAAYPSHGAHQGHMGSYHTGHGGGHHHGGKYHGGKYNGGKHGSKWIR, encoded by the exons ATGGGTGGAGGCCACGACATGCACGGCAGCCCCAACGGCGGCGTGAAGGGCTTCGTGTCCGGCCTCGTCGGCGGCGGCAAAGGCCACGGCTACGGGTCATCGTACGGCCAGGGGCACGGCTATGGCGGCGGCCATGTACAGGGCTACCAGCAGGGATACGGCGGGCATGGACAGAGCTACGAGACCGGGTACGGCGGGCATGCGCAGCACGGGCACTGCGGCTacgagcacggctacggcggcgggCATGTGCAGCACGGACACGGGCACGGCCACGAGCACGGGTACGGCGGACACGGGCAGCAGCACGGATACGGCGGCGGCCACGCGCAGCTCGGGTACCCTCCCGCTGCCGGCGCCTACCCTCCGCACGGCGGCTACCAGGCGCACGGCTACGCGCCGGCGGCCTACCCCTCCCACGGGGCGCACCAGG GTCACATGGGATCATACCACACCGGGCATGGCGGCGGGCACCACCACGGCGGCAAATACCACGGTGGGAAGTACAACGGCGGCAAGCACGGCAGTAAGTGGATCAGGTGA